A stretch of Bordetella petrii DNA encodes these proteins:
- a CDS encoding type II secretion system protein N: MVGPTGFFVADGPVWVRRLSVLAFTVGVGVWGALIFAPAPRALPPMLEATPDAGPDTAPAARWFGGAALRVRVSVNGLIATGDASGGAALLSIDGGPAQAYRVGQNLAPGVTLVGVSAKGVSIDQDGIIERIAPPAGPLSADQGFVPAIGARP, encoded by the coding sequence GTGGTAGGGCCCACAGGGTTCTTCGTGGCCGATGGGCCGGTGTGGGTCCGGCGCCTGTCGGTGCTGGCCTTCACGGTGGGCGTGGGCGTATGGGGCGCGCTGATTTTCGCGCCCGCGCCCCGCGCGCTGCCCCCGATGCTGGAGGCCACGCCCGACGCGGGCCCCGATACGGCGCCCGCCGCGCGCTGGTTCGGGGGCGCGGCGCTGCGCGTGCGTGTCAGCGTGAACGGGCTGATCGCAACCGGCGACGCCTCGGGAGGCGCCGCGCTGCTTTCTATTGACGGCGGCCCGGCGCAGGCTTATCGGGTGGGGCAGAACCTGGCGCCCGGCGTCACGCTGGTCGGGGTGTCGGCAAAAGGCGTGTCCATCGACCAGGACGGCATCATCGAACGCATCGCGCCGCCGGCCGGCCCGCTGAGCGCCGACCAGGGCTTCGTCCCCGCCATCGGGGCGCGGCCCTAG
- the gspG gene encoding type II secretion system major pseudopilin GspG: protein MGHPRGSSAPCPGNRRQQGFSLIEIMVVVVIMGIMATLIVPNLMDRPDQARIVAARQDVAALMQALKLYRLDNGRYPTAEQGLDILAGAPQPGQPGSRRAYMDRLPADPWGTPYQYLNPGVHGEIDVFSLGADGKAGGDDNDADIGSWSL from the coding sequence GTGGGGCATCCAAGGGGCAGTTCCGCGCCGTGCCCTGGCAACCGCCGCCAGCAGGGCTTCTCGCTGATAGAGATCATGGTCGTGGTGGTCATCATGGGCATCATGGCCACGCTGATCGTGCCCAACCTGATGGACCGCCCCGATCAGGCGCGCATTGTGGCGGCGCGCCAGGATGTGGCTGCCCTGATGCAGGCGCTGAAGCTCTACCGGCTGGACAACGGACGCTATCCCACCGCCGAGCAGGGCCTGGACATCCTGGCCGGCGCGCCGCAGCCCGGCCAGCCGGGCAGCCGGCGCGCGTACATGGACCGCCTGCCCGCGGACCCCTGGGGCACCCCGTATCAATACCTGAACCCTGGGGTGCATGGGGAAATCGACGTCTTTTCCCTGGGCGCCGACGGCAAAGCGGGAGGCGACGACAACGATGCCGACATCGGCTCCTGGTCTTTATAG
- a CDS encoding pyridoxal-phosphate-dependent aminotransferase family protein, protein MLPLHSHPSGRHFLQIPGPTNVPDRVLRAIDHPTIDHRGPEFGELGKAVLAGMKKVFQTESDVIIYPASGTGAWEAALVNTMSPGDQVLMAETGHFATLWKKMAERLGLRVEFQEGDWRHGANPEHIGRRLAADSGHQIKAVCVVHNETATGVVSDVAAVRKAIDAAGHPALLMVDTISSLGSVDYRHDEWGVDVTVAGSQKGMMLPPGLSFNAVGPKALKASQSAALPRSYWDWKEMLAINPRGYFPYTPATNLLYGLHEALEMLSAEGLDNVFARHRRHGEATRRAVRAWGLEILCLKPEEYSPALTAVMMPEGHSADAFRKTVLTNFNMSLGQGLSKLSDKVFRIGHLGDFNDLTLCGTLSGVEMGLKKAGVPHHGGGVQAALDYLAQTSRPQPAQDR, encoded by the coding sequence ATGCTGCCGCTGCATTCGCATCCGTCCGGCCGTCACTTTCTGCAGATTCCGGGCCCCACCAATGTGCCCGACCGCGTGCTGCGCGCCATCGACCATCCCACCATCGACCACCGCGGCCCCGAGTTCGGGGAGCTGGGCAAGGCCGTGCTGGCCGGCATGAAGAAGGTGTTCCAGACCGAAAGCGATGTGATCATCTACCCGGCCTCGGGCACGGGCGCCTGGGAAGCGGCCCTGGTCAACACTATGTCGCCCGGCGACCAGGTGCTGATGGCGGAAACCGGCCATTTCGCGACGCTGTGGAAAAAAATGGCGGAACGGCTGGGGCTGCGGGTGGAGTTCCAGGAAGGCGATTGGCGCCATGGCGCGAACCCCGAACACATCGGCAGGCGCCTGGCCGCGGACAGCGGGCATCAGATCAAGGCGGTGTGCGTGGTGCACAACGAAACCGCGACCGGCGTGGTCAGCGATGTGGCGGCGGTGCGCAAGGCCATCGACGCCGCCGGCCACCCGGCCCTGCTGATGGTGGACACGATTTCATCGCTGGGCTCGGTGGACTACCGGCACGACGAATGGGGGGTCGACGTCACCGTGGCGGGCTCGCAGAAAGGAATGATGCTGCCGCCCGGGCTGTCGTTCAACGCCGTCGGCCCCAAGGCCTTGAAGGCCTCGCAAAGCGCCGCGCTGCCGCGTTCGTACTGGGACTGGAAAGAGATGCTGGCCATCAACCCGCGCGGATACTTTCCCTACACGCCCGCGACCAACCTGCTGTACGGCCTGCACGAAGCGCTGGAAATGCTGTCGGCCGAAGGGCTGGACAACGTGTTCGCGCGGCACCGGCGGCATGGCGAAGCCACCCGCCGCGCCGTTCGCGCATGGGGGCTGGAGATTCTGTGCCTGAAGCCCGAAGAGTACAGCCCTGCCCTGACGGCGGTGATGATGCCCGAAGGCCATAGCGCGGATGCTTTCCGCAAGACGGTGCTGACGAATTTCAACATGTCGCTGGGCCAAGGCCTCAGCAAGCTGTCGGACAAGGTTTTCCGCATCGGCCACCTGGGCGATTTCAACGACCTGACGCTGTGCGGCACCTTGTCGGGCGTGGAGATGGGCTTGAAGAAGGCCGGCGTGCCGCACCACGGCGGCGGCGTGCAGGCGGCCCTGGATTACCTGGCGCAGACCAGCCGGCCCCAGCCGGCGCAGGACAGGTAG
- a CDS encoding CaiB/BaiF CoA transferase family protein → MTTASTHTGPLAGMRVLELAQIMAGPTCGMMLADMGADVVKVEKLPGGDDSRGYSEPVVNGVSAPFMILNRNKRGIALNLKTEQGREILLRMVRDADVLTENYRRGTLEKLGLGYDLLSGINPGLIYCAVSGYGRDGPYGDKAGFDLIAQGFAGLMSITGEPEGAPVKTGNSIADINAGILATVGILAAYAHKQKTGRGQVVETSLMEAALQQTYWHAATYFATGVSPGPTGSAHLLTAPYQAFETQDGWINIGGANQANWERIAQVLGHPEWCADPRFNNNKARMQNLDSLTAAMSGVLRQHGRDHWLAAFDAAGVPAGPVHDIGQALTHPQVLARNMVVELRHPQAGPTRALGCPIHFSETPAQVRRPAPMLGEHTRELLGEYGYSPAQIDGFASAGVVQDAAAGNAPPVT, encoded by the coding sequence ATGACAACAGCATCGACTCACACCGGCCCGCTGGCCGGCATGCGCGTACTCGAACTGGCGCAGATCATGGCGGGGCCGACCTGCGGCATGATGCTGGCGGACATGGGCGCCGACGTGGTGAAGGTGGAGAAACTGCCCGGCGGCGATGATTCGCGCGGCTACAGTGAACCGGTGGTCAACGGCGTGTCGGCGCCCTTCATGATTTTGAACCGCAACAAGCGCGGCATCGCCCTGAACCTGAAAACCGAGCAAGGGCGCGAGATTCTGCTGCGCATGGTGCGCGATGCGGACGTGCTGACCGAAAACTACCGGCGCGGCACGCTGGAAAAACTGGGCCTGGGCTACGACCTGCTGTCCGGCATCAATCCCGGCCTGATCTACTGCGCGGTATCGGGCTACGGCCGCGACGGCCCGTACGGCGACAAGGCCGGCTTCGACCTGATCGCGCAGGGCTTTGCGGGGCTGATGTCGATCACCGGCGAGCCCGAAGGGGCGCCCGTCAAGACCGGCAACTCTATCGCCGACATCAACGCCGGCATTCTTGCCACGGTAGGCATTCTGGCGGCGTATGCGCACAAGCAGAAGACGGGGCGCGGCCAGGTGGTGGAAACCTCGCTGATGGAGGCGGCGCTGCAGCAGACGTATTGGCATGCCGCAACCTACTTCGCCACCGGCGTGTCGCCCGGGCCGACCGGATCGGCGCATTTGCTGACGGCCCCTTACCAGGCATTCGAAACGCAGGACGGCTGGATCAATATCGGCGGCGCGAACCAGGCCAACTGGGAACGCATCGCGCAGGTGCTGGGCCACCCCGAATGGTGCGCGGACCCGCGCTTTAACAACAACAAGGCGCGCATGCAGAACCTGGACAGCCTGACGGCCGCCATGAGCGGCGTGTTGCGCCAGCATGGGCGCGACCACTGGCTGGCGGCATTCGACGCGGCCGGCGTGCCGGCGGGACCGGTGCACGACATCGGCCAGGCGCTGACGCATCCGCAGGTGCTGGCGCGCAACATGGTGGTAGAGCTGCGGCATCCGCAGGCCGGCCCCACCCGGGCGCTGGGCTGCCCCATTCACTTTTCCGAAACGCCCGCGCAAGTGCGGCGCCCGGCGCCGATGCTGGGCGAGCATACGCGCGAACTGCTGGGCGAGTACGGCTACAGCCCGGCGCAGATTGACGGCTTCGCCTCGGCCGGCGTGGTGCAGGACGCCGCGGCCGGCAATGCGCCGCCGGTTACATGA
- a CDS encoding GntR family transcriptional regulator has protein sequence MKIDPVSLSNPSAPPATEPGPSSEAVDRRTLPATIADRLREMIIEGELAAGTRLNERALCDRLQVSRTPLREAFRLLSADGLVRMQPNRGAHVVALSEKDIRESFEVMGVLEALSGELACQHITDQEIAEIKALTFEMQACHARRNLSSYYHVNRAIHDRINAAGHNELLSQVYTNINLRLQNLRFRSNLNPEKWDKAMREHLEMADALASRDGPRLAQILRQHLRRKGEAVLENLKLAAADAEGACGTADASDAAGEPRQP, from the coding sequence ATGAAAATTGATCCCGTAAGCCTATCCAACCCATCCGCCCCGCCGGCGACGGAACCCGGTCCCTCGTCCGAGGCCGTCGACAGGCGCACGCTGCCCGCCACCATCGCCGACCGCCTGCGCGAAATGATCATCGAGGGCGAGCTGGCCGCCGGCACCCGCCTGAACGAACGCGCGCTGTGCGACCGGCTGCAGGTGTCGCGCACGCCCCTGCGCGAAGCCTTCCGGCTGCTGTCCGCCGATGGGCTGGTGCGCATGCAGCCCAACCGCGGCGCGCACGTGGTGGCCCTGTCCGAAAAAGACATCCGCGAAAGCTTCGAAGTCATGGGCGTGCTCGAGGCCCTGTCCGGCGAACTTGCCTGCCAGCACATCACCGACCAGGAAATCGCCGAGATCAAGGCCCTGACATTCGAAATGCAGGCCTGCCACGCCAGGCGCAACCTGTCTTCCTACTACCACGTCAACCGCGCCATCCACGACCGCATCAACGCCGCGGGCCACAACGAGCTGCTGTCGCAGGTCTACACGAACATCAACCTGCGCCTGCAGAACCTGCGCTTCCGTTCCAACCTCAACCCCGAAAAATGGGACAAGGCCATGCGCGAACACCTGGAAATGGCCGACGCGCTGGCCTCGCGCGACGGCCCCCGGCTGGCGCAGATACTGCGGCAGCATCTGCGGCGCAAGGGCGAGGCCGTGCTGGAAAACCTGAAGCTCGCCGCCGCCGACGCCGAAGGGGCTTGCGGCACCGCCGATGCTTCCGATGCCGCAGGCGAACCCAGACAACCCTAA
- a CDS encoding enoyl-CoA hydratase/isomerase family protein yields MTGLVLQERTGAIATVVLNRPAKLNALTKPMWQALGDTVRELSADDSLRCIVLRGAGEKAFSPGNDIAEFQTERANKRQAIEYGRVMHETARALSECRHPLVAQIHGICVGGGLEIAALCDIRICGESSRFGAPIKNLGLVMAYPEMEPLIRLAGPDAALEILLEGRIFGAAEAREKRLVTRVVPDGQVQAEALAAAQRIAEGAPLVARWHKQFVRRLAQQRPISAAEYDECFDCFDTEDFRIGYAAFLDKRAPDFTGR; encoded by the coding sequence ATGACCGGACTCGTGTTGCAGGAACGGACGGGCGCGATCGCCACGGTGGTGCTGAACCGGCCCGCCAAGCTCAATGCCTTGACCAAGCCGATGTGGCAGGCGCTGGGCGACACCGTGCGGGAGCTGTCCGCGGACGACTCGCTGCGCTGCATTGTGCTGCGCGGCGCCGGAGAAAAAGCCTTCTCGCCCGGCAACGACATCGCCGAATTCCAGACCGAGCGGGCCAACAAGCGCCAGGCCATCGAGTATGGGCGCGTCATGCACGAGACCGCCCGCGCGCTGTCCGAATGCCGGCATCCGCTGGTGGCACAGATCCACGGCATATGCGTGGGCGGCGGGCTGGAAATCGCCGCCTTGTGCGATATCCGGATCTGCGGCGAGTCCAGCCGGTTCGGCGCGCCCATCAAGAACCTGGGCCTGGTCATGGCGTATCCGGAAATGGAGCCGCTGATACGCCTGGCGGGGCCCGATGCGGCGCTTGAGATCCTGCTCGAGGGCCGCATTTTCGGCGCCGCCGAAGCCAGGGAAAAAAGGCTGGTGACGCGGGTGGTGCCCGACGGCCAGGTCCAGGCCGAAGCCCTGGCCGCGGCGCAGCGCATCGCCGAGGGCGCGCCGCTGGTGGCCCGCTGGCATAAGCAGTTTGTGCGGCGCCTGGCCCAGCAGCGCCCGATTTCCGCCGCCGAGTACGACGAATGCTTCGACTGCTTCGACACCGAAGATTTCCGCATCGGCTACGCGGCCTTCCTGGACAAGCGCGCGCCGGACTTTACCGGCAGGTAG
- a CDS encoding tripartite tricarboxylate transporter permease, with product MDELNALFHGFATVLSWYNLGMMFIGLVLGVIIGVLPGLGGPNGVAILLPLTFTMPPTSAIIMLSCIYWGSLFAGAITSILFNIPGETSSVATTFDGYPLAQQGRAGNALTASFTGSFFGALSGVLLITFLAPMVSKFALRFGPPEFFAVFLLTFCSFVGTDKKTPFKTIISMMLGFGLAAIGMDTVSGGLRMTFGWSELLRGIDFLVVVIGLFGIGEILVSMEEGLKFEGKNGRINLKVVLQTWKEMPRYWVTLVRSTVVGCWMGVTPGGATAASFMGYGLAQRFSRNGRKFGTGEIEGVIAPETAAHASGTSALLPMLALGIPGSATAAVLLGGLMIWGLQPGPLLFVEQKEFVWGLIASMYLGNFVGLIIVLSTVPLFAAILRIPFAIVAPIIIVVCAIGAYSVNNAMLDVWFMLLFGVIGYVLKKLSYPLAPMILALVLGDRMEDAFRQSMLGPGTGLHVFWSNGLVGTITTLALLMLFWPLVPVLWRLARKCMGGGKNGAAMGKTNEGLK from the coding sequence GTGGATGAACTGAACGCGTTATTCCATGGCTTTGCCACGGTTCTCAGCTGGTACAACCTGGGCATGATGTTCATCGGCCTGGTGCTGGGCGTGATCATCGGCGTGCTGCCCGGGCTGGGCGGGCCCAACGGGGTGGCGATACTGCTGCCGCTGACCTTCACCATGCCGCCCACCTCGGCCATCATCATGCTGTCGTGCATTTATTGGGGGTCTTTGTTCGCCGGGGCGATTACCTCGATTCTGTTCAACATCCCGGGCGAGACCTCGTCGGTGGCCACCACCTTCGACGGCTATCCCCTGGCCCAGCAGGGCCGCGCCGGCAATGCCCTGACGGCCTCGTTCACGGGCTCGTTCTTCGGCGCGCTGTCGGGCGTGCTGCTGATCACCTTCCTGGCGCCCATGGTGTCGAAGTTCGCCCTGCGCTTCGGCCCGCCGGAGTTCTTCGCGGTGTTCCTGCTGACTTTCTGCAGTTTCGTGGGCACCGACAAGAAGACGCCATTCAAGACGATTATTTCCATGATGCTGGGTTTCGGGCTGGCGGCGATAGGCATGGACACCGTCAGCGGCGGCCTGCGCATGACCTTCGGCTGGTCGGAATTGCTGCGCGGCATCGATTTCCTGGTGGTCGTCATCGGGCTGTTCGGCATCGGCGAGATCCTGGTCAGCATGGAAGAAGGCCTGAAGTTCGAAGGCAAGAACGGCCGCATCAACCTGAAGGTGGTGCTGCAAACCTGGAAGGAAATGCCCAGATACTGGGTGACGCTGGTCCGCAGCACGGTGGTGGGCTGCTGGATGGGCGTGACGCCCGGCGGCGCCACCGCGGCGTCGTTCATGGGCTACGGGCTGGCGCAGCGCTTTTCGCGCAACGGCCGCAAGTTCGGCACCGGCGAGATCGAAGGCGTGATCGCGCCCGAGACGGCCGCCCATGCCTCGGGCACGTCGGCCCTGCTGCCCATGCTGGCGCTGGGCATACCGGGCTCGGCCACGGCGGCGGTGCTGCTGGGCGGCCTGATGATATGGGGCCTGCAGCCCGGCCCCCTGCTGTTCGTCGAGCAGAAAGAGTTCGTCTGGGGCCTGATCGCCAGCATGTACCTGGGCAACTTCGTGGGGCTGATCATCGTGCTGAGCACGGTGCCGCTGTTTGCCGCGATACTGCGCATCCCCTTTGCCATCGTGGCCCCCATCATCATCGTGGTGTGCGCGATCGGCGCATATTCGGTCAATAACGCCATGCTCGATGTGTGGTTCATGCTGCTGTTCGGCGTGATCGGCTATGTGCTGAAGAAACTGTCGTATCCGCTGGCGCCGATGATTCTGGCGCTGGTGCTGGGCGACCGCATGGAAGATGCCTTCCGGCAGTCCATGCTCGGCCCCGGCACGGGCCTGCACGTATTCTGGTCCAACGGCCTGGTCGGCACCATTACGACGCTGGCGCTGCTGATGCTGTTCTGGCCGCTGGTGCCGGTACTGTGGCGGCTGGCGCGCAAATGTATGGGCGGCGGCAAGAACGGCGCGGCCATGGGCAAGACAAACGAGGGGCTGAAATGA
- a CDS encoding prepilin-type N-terminal cleavage/methylation domain-containing protein: MPTSAPGLYRPRAWQQGFSLLEMLVVLAIIGIATATISVQAFPDADARALRQDARRLAHLFAAAQAEARRDGSPIAWQYDGQGYAFVHEPRNLFLPTGLARQTGPARAERFAEASPLRPRAWMSGNAIEVRVEPPASTLFSAEWASGPAAVELHDGTHTVRIVRTGAGRYLVRP; this comes from the coding sequence ATGCCGACATCGGCTCCTGGTCTTTATAGGCCGCGCGCGTGGCAACAAGGCTTTTCCCTGCTGGAAATGCTGGTGGTGCTGGCCATTATCGGCATCGCGACGGCAACGATCAGCGTCCAGGCCTTTCCGGACGCCGATGCCCGCGCGCTGCGCCAGGACGCCCGCCGCCTTGCGCACCTGTTCGCCGCGGCCCAGGCCGAAGCCCGCCGCGACGGCAGCCCCATTGCCTGGCAATACGATGGCCAGGGCTATGCGTTTGTGCATGAACCGCGCAATCTGTTCCTGCCCACCGGCCTGGCGCGGCAAACCGGGCCGGCGCGCGCAGAACGCTTTGCCGAAGCCAGCCCGCTGCGCCCGCGCGCCTGGATGTCCGGCAATGCCATCGAGGTGCGTGTCGAGCCCCCCGCGTCGACCCTGTTCAGCGCGGAATGGGCGTCGGGCCCCGCGGCCGTGGAACTGCATGACGGCACGCACACGGTGCGCATCGTGCGTACGGGCGCGGGCCGGTATCTGGTGCGGCCATGA
- a CDS encoding Bug family tripartite tricarboxylate transporter substrate binding protein yields the protein MKHLTHRLLKKSYLIAPLAALAGMTALPAQAWEPTRPVEIIVPAGAGGASDQMARTLQSIILKHKLMKQSTLVLNKGGASGAEGIMDTKGSPGNPHKLMVAFSAIYTLPIAVNLPFNWRDLNPVAMIAQDEFLLWTNAEAPYKTAADYLKAVKAAPAGQFKMGGTGAKREDQIITVALEKAAGVKFTYVPYKSGGEAATQLVGKHTDSNVNNPSENIAQWRAGQVNALCVFSDERMAYKNKITKEQSWADIPTCKEAGYDVQYQMLRAFFLPPKTTAEQAAFYADLIKKISETQEWKDYLAKQALKGDYRTGKDFVKFLEQDEANHKTLMEEAGLAAKK from the coding sequence ATGAAGCACCTGACTCACAGACTGTTGAAGAAATCGTATCTGATCGCGCCGCTGGCCGCGCTGGCCGGCATGACCGCCCTGCCCGCCCAGGCATGGGAACCCACCCGCCCGGTCGAGATCATCGTGCCCGCCGGCGCGGGCGGGGCATCGGACCAGATGGCGCGCACGCTGCAAAGCATTATCCTGAAGCACAAGCTGATGAAGCAGTCCACGCTGGTGCTGAACAAGGGCGGCGCCAGCGGCGCCGAAGGCATCATGGACACCAAGGGCTCGCCGGGAAATCCGCACAAGCTGATGGTGGCCTTTTCCGCCATCTACACCCTGCCCATCGCCGTCAACCTGCCGTTCAACTGGCGCGACCTGAATCCGGTGGCGATGATCGCGCAGGACGAGTTCCTGCTGTGGACCAATGCCGAGGCCCCCTACAAGACGGCCGCCGACTACCTGAAAGCGGTCAAGGCCGCGCCAGCCGGCCAGTTCAAGATGGGCGGCACGGGCGCCAAGCGCGAAGACCAGATCATTACCGTGGCGCTGGAAAAGGCGGCCGGGGTGAAGTTCACCTATGTGCCCTACAAGAGCGGCGGCGAGGCCGCCACGCAGCTGGTGGGCAAGCACACCGATTCGAACGTGAACAACCCCAGCGAGAATATCGCGCAGTGGCGCGCCGGCCAGGTCAATGCCCTGTGCGTGTTCTCGGATGAGCGCATGGCCTACAAGAACAAGATCACCAAAGAGCAGTCCTGGGCCGATATCCCGACCTGCAAGGAAGCCGGCTACGACGTGCAGTATCAGATGCTGCGGGCATTCTTCCTGCCGCCCAAGACCACGGCCGAACAGGCCGCGTTCTACGCCGACCTGATCAAGAAGATCAGCGAAACGCAGGAATGGAAGGACTACCTGGCCAAGCAGGCGCTCAAGGGCGACTACCGCACCGGCAAGGATTTTGTGAAGTTCCTGGAGCAGGACGAGGCTAACCACAAGACCCTGATGGAAGAAGCCGGCCTGGCCGCGAAGAAATAA
- a CDS encoding tripartite tricarboxylate transporter TctB family protein yields the protein MDHQQTQGGPPAGGLSHSAVDAITAAVFFVVGVVMMVDNHRIGIAWATDGPESGYFPFHVGLIICIASAAVFLKALFGKHRNRQVFVTWDRFRLVLLVLLPTALYVLLIQLLGIYVASVLFIAAFMRLLGRISWLKTVLVSVGVNVLLFWMFEIQFLVPLPKGPLEALFGY from the coding sequence ATGGATCATCAGCAGACACAGGGCGGCCCGCCGGCAGGCGGGTTGTCGCACAGCGCCGTCGACGCGATTACCGCCGCGGTTTTTTTCGTGGTGGGCGTGGTCATGATGGTGGACAACCACCGCATCGGCATCGCATGGGCAACAGATGGGCCCGAGTCGGGATATTTTCCGTTTCACGTGGGGCTGATCATCTGCATCGCCAGCGCCGCGGTGTTTCTGAAGGCGCTGTTCGGCAAGCACCGCAACCGGCAGGTCTTCGTCACCTGGGACCGGTTCCGGCTGGTGCTGCTGGTGCTGCTGCCCACCGCCCTGTATGTGCTGCTGATCCAGCTGCTGGGAATTTACGTCGCGTCGGTGCTGTTCATCGCCGCCTTCATGCGGCTGCTGGGCAGGATCTCCTGGCTGAAGACGGTGCTGGTCAGCGTGGGCGTGAACGTGCTGCTGTTCTGGATGTTCGAAATCCAGTTCCTGGTGCCGCTACCCAAGGGGCCGCTCGAAGCCCTGTTCGGCTATTGA